The Solibacillus sp. FSL R7-0682 genome includes a window with the following:
- the ileS gene encoding isoleucine--tRNA ligase yields MVKETMQQREQRIRLFWNASNIFEKSIKNRQESTPFVFYEGPPTANGLPHVGHALGRTVKDVVARYKTMQGFLVERKAGWDTHGLPVELGVEKQLGISGKQEIESYGIEQFVEKCKESVFTYEKIWRAFTEELGYWVDLDSPYLTLSNEYIESVWNILSKVHQDKLLYKGHRVSPYCPSCQTSLSSHEVAQGYKDVKDLSATVKFKRTDCNEFFLGWTTTPWTLPANVALAMHSDLTYVKAELNGKTYIVAKSLVSKVLDSEAKIISEHKGIEFEGVAYHPPFNYVKIEKGHIVVMADYVTESSGTGIVHIAPAYGEDDYRTVTQNNLSFVNVVNQQGKYTDAVSDLAGHFVKDCDVEIIKLLADLNLLFHKEKYEHSYPYCWRCDSPLLYYANDSWFIKMSSLKTKLLENNATVTWYPEHIKEGRFGNFLENVVDWNISRNRYWGTPLNVWICTSCGHEEAPESIEKLKSLAMKSLPENLELHKPYIDEVICRCPECQHEMKRTSEVIDVWFDSGSMPFAQHHYPFELEVFKKQFPADVVIEGIDQTRGFFYSLLAVSTLYTGGAPYKNVLSLGHVLDEHGQKMSKSKGNALDPLELMHDYGADALRWALLVDSSPWNPKRFSTKIVQEAKSKFLDTLENTFSFYHLYASIDGYKFNSTLPGKQTKMDEWMLSRLHSTIFKVTTFMDDYQFTQSSREIAKLIDDLSNWYIRRSRQRFWASGFSEDKRAAFNTLHEVLSTVCKLLAPFTPFIAEHIYMQLHDESVHLQDYPKPNKVVINDSLENEMKDVIKIVELGRSIRNAESLKVKQPLAEMVICSNRHFDAYQSIIQDELNVKKIHWTENLAGLADVSLKLNFKTAGAVFGKHVNDLKNYVENISLDEKETLIREGKLEVQISSQRFILDNTHVLTETHVKDGYTLAKEGTLTVLLCTQLTRELVDEGHIRDFIRCIQDNRKKLNYPIEQYIDLHILCSSECQELINKFKKLIKASVLVQDIVFVSTMNSQPVVKYELDKNGLEFTMNLK; encoded by the coding sequence ATGGTAAAAGAAACAATGCAACAAAGAGAACAAAGAATTCGACTGTTTTGGAATGCATCAAATATCTTTGAAAAATCCATTAAAAATCGTCAAGAAAGCACACCGTTTGTATTTTATGAAGGGCCACCGACTGCTAATGGATTGCCACATGTAGGACATGCTTTAGGAAGAACTGTTAAGGATGTTGTTGCTCGTTATAAAACGATGCAAGGTTTTTTAGTTGAACGTAAAGCTGGTTGGGACACTCATGGTCTGCCTGTTGAATTAGGCGTTGAAAAACAGCTTGGAATTTCCGGGAAACAAGAAATTGAAAGTTATGGCATAGAACAGTTTGTTGAAAAATGTAAAGAAAGTGTATTCACATACGAGAAAATCTGGCGTGCATTTACAGAAGAATTAGGCTATTGGGTAGATTTGGATTCTCCCTATTTAACCTTAAGTAATGAGTATATCGAAAGTGTATGGAATATCCTTAGTAAAGTACATCAAGACAAGTTACTTTATAAAGGCCATAGAGTATCACCGTACTGTCCTAGTTGTCAAACATCATTAAGTTCACATGAGGTAGCACAGGGTTATAAAGATGTTAAGGATTTATCAGCAACTGTAAAATTTAAACGTACAGATTGTAATGAGTTCTTCCTTGGCTGGACAACAACACCATGGACATTACCAGCGAATGTTGCCCTTGCCATGCATTCAGATTTAACCTATGTAAAAGCTGAACTAAATGGAAAAACATATATCGTAGCAAAATCTCTTGTGTCAAAGGTCCTTGACTCCGAAGCTAAAATTATTAGTGAGCACAAAGGAATTGAATTTGAAGGTGTTGCATATCACCCTCCATTTAATTATGTAAAAATAGAAAAAGGTCATATCGTAGTAATGGCTGACTATGTAACTGAATCAAGCGGAACAGGTATTGTTCATATTGCGCCTGCATACGGTGAAGATGACTATCGAACTGTAACTCAAAATAATCTTTCGTTTGTCAATGTGGTAAATCAGCAAGGCAAATATACTGATGCGGTTTCCGATTTAGCTGGTCACTTTGTAAAAGATTGTGATGTTGAAATTATTAAGCTATTAGCAGATTTAAATTTACTTTTCCATAAAGAAAAGTATGAACACAGCTATCCATATTGCTGGCGCTGTGATTCACCACTACTTTATTATGCAAATGATAGTTGGTTTATCAAAATGTCATCACTAAAAACCAAACTACTTGAAAATAATGCAACTGTAACATGGTATCCAGAACATATTAAAGAAGGTCGATTTGGAAATTTCCTTGAAAATGTAGTCGATTGGAATATTAGCCGAAATCGCTACTGGGGGACTCCTTTAAATGTATGGATTTGCACATCTTGTGGACATGAAGAAGCACCTGAAAGTATAGAAAAATTAAAAAGCTTAGCAATGAAATCTCTCCCAGAAAACTTAGAATTGCATAAACCATATATAGACGAAGTGATCTGTAGATGTCCTGAGTGTCAACATGAGATGAAGCGTACATCAGAAGTAATAGACGTGTGGTTCGACAGTGGTTCTATGCCCTTTGCTCAACACCACTATCCATTTGAACTAGAAGTATTCAAAAAACAGTTTCCTGCAGATGTAGTTATTGAAGGTATTGATCAAACTCGAGGTTTTTTCTATAGTTTGTTAGCTGTTTCGACGCTTTATACGGGAGGCGCACCTTATAAAAACGTTTTATCATTAGGACATGTTTTAGATGAACATGGGCAAAAAATGTCGAAAAGTAAGGGGAATGCTCTAGACCCCTTAGAATTAATGCATGATTATGGCGCAGATGCATTACGTTGGGCTTTGCTAGTAGACAGTTCACCTTGGAACCCTAAACGATTTTCAACAAAAATTGTACAGGAAGCTAAGTCGAAGTTTTTAGATACACTTGAAAATACCTTTAGTTTTTATCATTTATATGCGTCCATTGACGGATATAAATTCAACTCAACTCTACCCGGAAAACAAACAAAGATGGATGAATGGATGTTATCACGCCTTCATAGCACAATCTTTAAAGTAACAACATTCATGGATGATTATCAATTTACACAGTCAAGTCGTGAAATTGCCAAGTTAATTGATGATCTAAGTAATTGGTATATCCGTAGATCCAGACAACGCTTCTGGGCTTCTGGTTTCTCAGAAGATAAACGTGCAGCTTTTAATACATTACATGAAGTACTCAGTACAGTCTGCAAGTTATTAGCACCTTTTACACCATTCATAGCTGAACATATTTATATGCAATTGCATGATGAAAGTGTTCATTTACAGGACTATCCAAAACCAAACAAAGTAGTAATAAATGACAGTCTTGAAAATGAAATGAAAGATGTAATCAAAATCGTTGAACTTGGCCGTAGTATACGAAATGCTGAAAGTCTAAAAGTAAAACAGCCCTTAGCTGAAATGGTTATTTGTTCGAACAGACATTTCGATGCATATCAAAGCATTATTCAAGATGAACTAAATGTTAAGAAAATACACTGGACAGAAAACTTAGCTGGTTTAGCAGATGTATCATTAAAACTAAACTTTAAAACAGCTGGTGCTGTATTTGGAAAACATGTAAATGATCTGAAAAACTATGTTGAAAATATATCATTAGATGAAAAAGAAACATTAATAAGAGAAGGGAAATTGGAGGTACAGATATCTAGCCAACGCTTTATATTAGACAACACACACGTTTTAACAGAAACACACGTGAAGGATGGTTATACTCTCGCCAAAGAAGGAACTTTAACTGTACTATTGTGTACTCAATTAACACGTGAACTGGTTGATGAAGGACATATCCGTGATTTTATTCGCTGTATCCAAGATAACCGTAAAAAGTTGAATTATCCAATTGAACAATATATTGACCTTCATATTCTTTGTTCCTCAGAATGTCAGGAATTGATTAATAAATTTAAAAAATTAATTAAGGCAAGTGTATTGGTACAAGATATAGTATTTGTTTCAACAATGAATTCACAACCCGTTGTGAAATATGAATTAGATAAAAATGGTTTAGAATTTACTATGAATTTAAAATAA
- a CDS encoding TnsD family Tn7-like transposition protein: MLPFFPTPYPNELLYSAISRYHFYSGNIDCKDTLEELFGSRSVIPSVEIGSYFSVLAEQIGSQYSVESLLAHHTIYPYYASFLSEARQQEILQDVLEDGQALYTRLGIVAGSICRKDGLYYCAECAKDDNAQYGEPYIHREHQLQGINYCPNHEIPLRQYPIKSDSRIAYVRFEMRHMNLTAIYEVDNYKEIAVEIAKQAYQLLQLPLHELSREVVSTKYRSLLRVRNLITASNHVRQKELYKVVASSFPSGFLQEYESELNEFDEYNWLKVLTRNSKRHVHPLRHLFLLHFLQQNISEFAQLTTDQGTFGAGPFPCLNKAALHYKQFVIQDVDVSRDYKTKNLIGTFTCSCGFTYARKQATDMFELGRVKAFGEVWHQRLNELSNDTLSIRAMARELGVDSKTVKKYLEQPLKESELQICPIPTSQLLLYRAEFIEIMQNNPQFSRSQLRKAYQKQFMYLYRHDKQWLFNALPPTQKRRNDVKTVDWNKRDKEYSMRIKEIYEQLRASKKPIRITSSILGKRVGILANLEKHLEKLPITKNLLTQITESVQEFQIRRCYKVIDDMKREEVEIKLWHVQRLAGVKSKDFKKIQPILVRYIEKELGGIDERQRYKT, encoded by the coding sequence ATGCTACCCTTCTTCCCAACTCCATATCCAAATGAATTGTTGTATTCAGCCATTTCCCGTTATCATTTTTACAGTGGAAATATTGATTGTAAGGACACCTTAGAAGAGTTGTTTGGCAGTCGTTCTGTAATACCGAGTGTGGAGATTGGTAGTTATTTTTCCGTCTTGGCTGAGCAAATAGGATCGCAGTATTCCGTTGAGTCCCTTTTAGCTCATCATACGATTTACCCCTACTATGCTTCATTTTTATCGGAAGCTCGGCAGCAAGAGATATTGCAGGACGTATTAGAAGATGGACAAGCTTTATATACAAGACTTGGTATTGTAGCCGGAAGTATTTGCCGAAAGGATGGTCTATATTATTGTGCTGAATGTGCTAAGGACGATAATGCGCAATATGGTGAACCATATATTCATAGAGAGCATCAGTTACAAGGCATCAATTATTGTCCAAATCACGAAATCCCATTGCGCCAATATCCGATTAAAAGTGATAGCCGAATAGCATATGTCCGTTTTGAAATGAGACATATGAATTTAACAGCCATTTATGAAGTGGATAACTATAAGGAAATTGCTGTTGAAATCGCAAAACAAGCTTATCAATTACTACAACTACCACTACATGAACTTTCGAGGGAAGTTGTAAGTACGAAATACAGAAGTTTATTGAGAGTGCGTAATTTAATTACAGCATCTAATCATGTACGTCAGAAAGAACTGTATAAAGTTGTAGCCTCCTCCTTTCCATCAGGTTTTCTTCAAGAATATGAGAGCGAGCTAAATGAATTTGATGAGTACAACTGGTTGAAAGTATTAACACGTAATTCAAAGCGACATGTACATCCGTTACGTCATTTGTTTTTATTGCACTTTTTACAACAAAATATTTCAGAGTTTGCGCAATTAACAACAGATCAAGGTACATTTGGTGCTGGTCCATTTCCTTGTTTAAATAAAGCTGCATTACATTATAAGCAGTTTGTAATTCAAGATGTAGATGTATCAAGGGATTATAAAACTAAAAATTTAATTGGTACATTTACATGTTCATGTGGGTTTACTTATGCAAGAAAACAAGCGACAGATATGTTCGAGCTTGGTCGAGTGAAAGCTTTTGGCGAGGTTTGGCATCAAAGGTTAAATGAATTATCTAATGACACATTAAGCATCCGAGCTATGGCGCGAGAATTAGGTGTTGATTCGAAAACTGTTAAAAAGTATCTAGAGCAACCATTAAAGGAATCGGAACTACAAATATGCCCTATTCCAACCTCACAGTTACTCTTATACAGAGCTGAATTTATTGAGATTATGCAAAATAATCCTCAATTTAGTCGCTCACAATTACGTAAAGCATATCAAAAGCAATTTATGTATTTATATAGACATGATAAACAATGGTTATTTAATGCCTTACCACCAACTCAAAAGCGCAGAAATGATGTTAAAACCGTTGATTGGAATAAAAGAGATAAAGAGTATTCAATGAGAATAAAAGAGATATATGAACAATTACGAGCGTCTAAGAAGCCGATTCGAATTACCTCATCTATTTTGGGGAAACGGGTAGGAATATTAGCCAATTTGGAGAAACATCTAGAAAAGTTGCCTATTACAAAAAATTTGTTAACGCAAATTACAGAAAGTGTACAGGAATTTCAGATACGTCGTTGTTATAAAGTGATTGATGACATGAAACGTGAGGAAGTCGAAATAAAGCTTTGGCATGTTCAGCGGCTGGCTGGAGTAAAATCAAAGGATTTTAAAAAGATTCAACCAATATTAGTAAGGTATATAGAAAAGGAACTGGGTGGAATTGATGAGCGACAAAGGTATAAAACTTAA
- a CDS encoding Tn7-like element transposition protein TnsE, which produces MSDKGIKLKDWPFDKGARVKLEWIGAPFRDEKKVVLPVYFSGKVSGYYTTEKLIVDWTTLTSLIIQHYYIDGVITQPISPNQTEEIIITIEPNCVGYFERDYTIHKTNYIERSQTFVIKHNRERLNLPLIEVMRGIIAPNAFLLNRIFEMNSFPLYFTEEYEPDLLRLHFTSSYNAKYLKNEYLHHLVWLLMTNPVRKVYESMASNFQFNNSIRFDWPFQTPIKLKLRVKKTATGYTVLNIKSMLEKELQVSNLEITHPSLVRQEKSNEPRKRIILPLSNSGDYEADATVDGRTNEFDEVVTDILTHEYTDALLITRQRTVSTKQRDGIDDNTKKTVKVDNNSRSMGDIGGTNILRGLEVKSLQNTYVNGELADFKDVLNELSRAYFVESVEAYVGELTDIRERSFAFLDDGITPRKYIVAYVKLRNGKEVALLELERAGRSVSTLIITSLDGSNIKLHIEPLLKYIIFSSGSWLKEGLVKWEKSLAIYKVKHTSNFKNLVFNKISDV; this is translated from the coding sequence ATGAGCGACAAAGGTATAAAACTTAAAGATTGGCCATTTGATAAAGGTGCACGTGTAAAATTAGAGTGGATCGGTGCGCCTTTTAGAGACGAAAAAAAGGTTGTGTTGCCAGTTTATTTTAGTGGAAAAGTTAGTGGCTATTATACAACTGAAAAGTTAATAGTTGATTGGACTACACTAACTTCTTTAATAATCCAACATTATTACATAGATGGAGTCATTACGCAGCCTATTTCACCTAATCAAACTGAAGAAATTATTATCACCATAGAGCCAAATTGTGTTGGATATTTTGAAAGAGACTATACAATACATAAAACAAACTATATAGAAAGATCGCAAACTTTCGTTATCAAACATAACCGAGAACGTTTGAATTTACCATTAATTGAAGTAATGAGAGGGATAATTGCACCGAATGCGTTCCTTCTAAATCGCATCTTTGAAATGAACTCGTTCCCGTTATATTTTACAGAGGAATATGAACCTGATTTATTACGATTACATTTTACATCTTCATATAATGCAAAGTATTTAAAGAACGAGTACTTGCATCACTTAGTTTGGTTGTTAATGACCAATCCTGTTCGTAAAGTTTATGAAAGTATGGCTAGTAACTTTCAATTTAATAACTCTATTAGGTTTGATTGGCCATTTCAAACACCGATTAAATTGAAGTTACGTGTGAAAAAAACGGCCACAGGATATACAGTTTTAAATATTAAATCGATGCTAGAAAAAGAACTACAGGTTTCTAATTTAGAAATTACTCATCCTAGCCTTGTACGTCAGGAAAAATCGAATGAGCCAAGAAAACGTATAATTCTCCCCCTTTCCAATTCAGGTGATTATGAAGCCGATGCAACAGTTGATGGACGTACAAATGAATTTGATGAGGTAGTAACAGATATTTTAACTCATGAGTACACAGATGCTCTATTGATCACTAGACAAAGAACGGTCTCAACTAAACAACGTGACGGAATTGATGATAATACAAAAAAGACAGTAAAAGTAGATAATAATAGCCGTTCAATGGGGGATATTGGCGGAACAAATATATTAAGAGGCTTAGAAGTAAAGTCTTTACAAAATACATATGTTAATGGTGAATTAGCGGACTTTAAAGATGTATTAAATGAGTTATCAAGAGCTTATTTTGTAGAAAGTGTGGAGGCATATGTTGGTGAGTTAACTGACATACGAGAGCGTTCATTTGCGTTTTTAGATGATGGCATTACTCCTAGAAAGTATATAGTGGCTTATGTAAAACTAAGGAATGGAAAAGAAGTGGCATTGTTAGAACTTGAACGCGCTGGACGTAGTGTTTCTACTTTAATTATTACATCCTTAGATGGTTCAAATATTAAGTTGCATATTGAACCATTACTAAAATACATTATATTCAGCTCAGGTAGTTGGTTAAAAGAAGGTTTAGTTAAATGGGAAAAGAGCCTAGCAATTTATAAAGTAAAGCACACGAGTAACTTTAAAAATTTGGTCTTCAATAAAATCTCTGACGTTTAA
- a CDS encoding spr1630 family ClpXP-sensitive toxin, producing the protein MKKFRLSEELSESIVDGIIEGYKDYLRVRKEAARNLKVHGAYAWVKGNHIDHHVAVQCEKLGVESKLSKAGVTWQYLKFSVDDIKTLFLIKNARYFDPEAVDRGKDTYGRSKSKKSAYMEEFISINEDVEFPSKTNKTPSGQSRQLVLFDELPFASLTNEEVSEIAKQYDRFYIVTYEIDDEFLINAVNLWMPNPLDNKAYLVEDLSDHINTKTSHIIEMEEQTKAILQNSTEMPDASLYDIEIVEDDIDEATGES; encoded by the coding sequence ATGAAAAAGTTTCGTTTGTCAGAAGAGCTAAGTGAAAGCATTGTTGATGGAATTATCGAAGGGTATAAGGATTATTTACGTGTAAGAAAAGAAGCAGCGCGTAATTTAAAAGTTCATGGTGCTTATGCATGGGTAAAAGGAAATCATATTGATCACCACGTGGCAGTTCAATGTGAAAAATTAGGGGTAGAAAGTAAGCTTTCAAAAGCTGGGGTTACATGGCAGTATTTAAAATTCAGTGTTGATGATATCAAAACACTCTTTTTGATTAAAAATGCACGTTATTTTGATCCAGAAGCTGTTGATAGAGGTAAAGATACGTATGGACGTTCTAAAAGTAAGAAATCAGCTTATATGGAGGAGTTTATAAGTATTAATGAAGATGTAGAGTTTCCTAGTAAGACTAATAAAACTCCAAGTGGACAATCACGCCAGTTAGTATTGTTTGACGAGCTACCCTTCGCTTCTTTAACGAATGAAGAAGTATCAGAAATAGCTAAACAGTATGACAGGTTTTATATTGTTACTTATGAAATTGATGACGAATTTTTAATTAACGCTGTTAATTTATGGATGCCTAATCCATTAGATAATAAAGCGTATTTGGTTGAAGACTTATCTGACCATATCAATACTAAAACATCTCATATAATTGAAATGGAAGAACAAACTAAAGCAATATTACAAAATTCAACTGAAATGCCTGATGCAAGTTTATATGATATTGAAATTGTTGAAGATGATATCGATGAAGCAACTGGAGAAAGTTAA
- a CDS encoding spr1629 family repressor/antitoxin, whose protein sequence is MFIGKSLTNIRILNELSRSQLAEELGITEQAVWQYENGYVSPKLEVVNKMKTLFKVKSAYFFREDLLENNQPENIRIERIAYRSESINTAMKTQSELMHVKFLDAFIKKIGKKIKYPKNEILSLRQKVLEYLNSNQQAERNLQIRHIAEMARKHINLSEDNNKNFLFHLEKSGVFIFEKSIGETIDAYSLWTEDDIPYIVLGNIKKSAARRNFDLAHELGHLLLHYKTEFNMLDKPSYKLKEDEAHLFASEFLMPRKAFTEDILKISKVSNPDAYKELKEKWLVSLQAMAMRARNLELITHQQFRYFFMSINKNGYRKEEPLDTILTIEKPMKVRSILQLILDKKIIDLEQLTEELKVDIKFVASITGIEDEFFAKYLENNQQRFSINDLKIIK, encoded by the coding sequence TTGTTTATTGGTAAAAGCTTAACTAATATCCGAATTTTAAATGAGCTAAGCCGTTCGCAGTTAGCTGAAGAATTGGGTATTACAGAACAAGCTGTTTGGCAATATGAAAATGGTTATGTGTCTCCTAAATTAGAAGTAGTAAATAAGATGAAAACTTTATTTAAAGTTAAATCAGCTTATTTTTTTAGGGAAGATTTATTAGAGAACAATCAACCAGAGAATATTCGCATCGAAAGAATTGCCTATCGTTCAGAGTCAATCAATACAGCAATGAAGACTCAAAGTGAACTAATGCATGTAAAGTTTTTAGATGCATTTATAAAGAAAATAGGTAAAAAAATAAAGTACCCTAAAAACGAAATATTGTCATTACGACAAAAGGTATTAGAGTATTTAAATTCTAATCAACAGGCTGAACGTAATCTGCAAATTCGTCATATAGCAGAAATGGCTAGAAAACATATTAATTTGTCAGAGGATAACAATAAAAACTTTTTATTTCATTTAGAAAAATCAGGTGTGTTTATTTTTGAAAAATCTATTGGCGAAACGATTGATGCATATAGTTTATGGACAGAAGATGATATTCCGTACATTGTATTAGGGAATATAAAAAAATCAGCAGCACGTCGGAACTTTGATTTGGCTCATGAACTAGGACATTTATTATTACATTATAAAACAGAATTTAATATGCTTGATAAACCATCTTATAAATTAAAAGAAGATGAGGCTCATTTATTTGCTTCGGAGTTTCTTATGCCAAGAAAAGCGTTTACTGAGGATATTTTAAAAATCAGTAAGGTATCCAACCCTGATGCATATAAAGAATTAAAAGAGAAGTGGTTAGTTTCGTTACAAGCTATGGCTATGAGAGCTAGAAACTTGGAATTAATTACGCATCAACAATTTCGCTATTTTTTTATGTCCATAAATAAAAATGGATATAGAAAAGAAGAACCGTTAGATACTATTCTTACTATCGAGAAGCCAATGAAAGTAAGAAGTATACTTCAGCTAATTCTGGATAAGAAGATAATTGATCTAGAACAATTAACAGAGGAATTAAAAGTAGATATAAAGTTTGTAGCAAGTATTACTGGTATTGAAGACGAATTTTTTGCAAAATATCTTGAAAATAACCAGCAAAGATTTTCAATTAATGATTTGAAAATCATTAAATAA